In Symphalangus syndactylus isolate Jambi chromosome 14, NHGRI_mSymSyn1-v2.1_pri, whole genome shotgun sequence, one DNA window encodes the following:
- the MORN2 gene encoding MORN repeat-containing protein 2, with translation MLLRSRPLLEQEAADTLTNRVTRRPCAQRASLVRRSGRRTWLAELGPEPAVGRCCPRVPGRPSNQVAPGAVLAPSSLPAAELAAHGESQSLEDLSNTSRPTSEVYKISFIFPNGDKYDGDCTRTSSGIYERNGIGIHTTPNGIVYTGSWKDDKMNGFGRLEHFSGAVYEGQFKDNMFHGLGTYTFPTGAKYIGNFNENRVEGEGEYTDIQGLEWSGNFHFTAAPDLKLKLHM, from the exons ATGCTCCTCAGATCCCGACCACTCCTGGAGCAGGAGGCGGCAGACACACTGACAAACAGGGTGACGCGCAGACCGTGCGCACAACGCGCATCACTTGTCCGCAGAAGTGGAAGACGTACCTGGCTCGCAGAGTTGGGTCCCGAGCCGGCTGTCGGGAGGTGCTGCCCAAGG GTGCCCGGTCGCCCCAGCAACCAAGTCGCACCTGGAGCTGTCCTAGCGCCTAGTTCTCTCCCGGCCGCAGAGCTGGCGGCCCACGGGGAGTCGCAGAGTTTGGAAGATCTCTCTAACACCTCTCGGCCAA CTTCAGAAGTGTATAAGATCAGCTTTATCTTTCCAAATGGAGACAAGTATG ATGGTGACTGTACAAGAACATCTTCTGGAATCTACGAGAGAAATGGAATAGGTATTCATACCACTCCTAATGGGATTGTCTACACAGGAAGCTGGAAAGATGACAag ATGAATGGTTTTGGAAGACTTGAGCATTTTTCAGGAGCAGTATATGAAGGACAATTTAAGGATAATATGTTTCATGGACTGGGGACTTACACATTCCCAACTGGGGCAAAGTATATTGGAAATTTCAATGAAAATAG ggtggaaggtgaaggggaataTACTGATATCCAAGGACTAGAATGGAGTGGTAACTTTCATTTTACAGCTGCTCCAGACCTGAAATTAAAGCTTCACATGTAG